The Rhodopirellula halodulae genome includes the window TGCTCGGCAGGTTGACGCGATCGAAGCTCGCAAGTCACTTCAGAGCGACCGCTTTCCGGACAACGTCGGCGAGGCTCAAAACCCCGGTTTGGCATGACGGTTGAAGGGTCCGCGTCGAACGCGACGGTTGTTTATCTGCTGAACTTCTTGGCGCCGGATGTGATCGCGATCACTCAGGCTTGGAATCAGAAAGTCGGCAAGTTGATCGTGTTGATCTCGGTTTCGATGGAAGGCAATCGGTCTTGGGTACCGGACGATGGTGGGTTGAATGTTCGCGAGCAGCGCACATGGACTCGCACACGAATCGATCGTCATCCCGGTGGATATGAGGACGTGAATTACGTTCATTTTCCATTGGACACGATGAGCCAACTTCGTCGCGCCCAACCCGAGGTGGTGGTTTCCGCTGAATTGGGAATGCGGTCAATGTTGTCCGCCGTTCATTGTGGGCTCTCGGGTTGGTTTGGACTGCGACCTCGGCGATGCAAATTGGTGTTAGCCGTCAGCACTTCGCCGTGGATTGAATCAAGTCGCTCAGGCTGGCTGCGGCGAACTCAACGACGATGGCTGTTGAGGTGTGCCGATCGCGTGACCTATCACGGTCCCGAGTGCCAACAATGGTTGCTTGATTTTGGAGTGCCTGCGGATCGCCTGGCTCCGTTTCAATATGCCGCAGATCCGACCAAGATCTATCGCGATGAGTTGCAAGCACACGCGAGTGATCAAGTGCGTGTCGTCACTGTCGGTCAGTTGATCGATCGCAAAGGAGTTCGTGAAGGATTGCGGCAGATGATCGAGGTGGCTTCGTCGAATCCAACGCTGCGTTTGCAATGGACGCTCGTGGGTGGTGGTCCCTTATTGGATGAAATTCAGTCCGCTGCGACACCCGCGAATTTGACGGTGCGATGTCTTGGCAACTGCACGACGGAGCAGATTCGCGATGCCTATCGAGACCACGAAGTGATGTTCTTTCCGACCCGTGGCGACGAATGGGGATTGGTGGTCGACGAGGCTTTGCATAGCGGTTTGGTTGTCATCGGCAATCCGCGGGCTCAAGCCGTCAGCACGTTGGTGAAGGATGGTGTGAACGGTTGGGTCTGCCCAATCGACGACACGGCTTCCCTCGGTTCTGCGTTGACGACATTCTCGGCAATGTCAGGCGACGAACGCATGATGATGCGTGAGCAGGCTCGCAGTTCGGTTTCGGATCGAACGCCGGAGCATGCGGCTGACCAAATCACGGCGGTCATTGATCAGTTGATCGAACATCAAAGCGGCGATTCCAGCCGCCATTGACATTCAGATTTTGTCCGGTCACGAAACTGTTGCTGGGCTGGGTTAGGTAGGCGACCGCTTCGGCGATGTCTTCCGGGCGGCCCCAACGATTCATCAGCGATTGCCCGGTCGCGCGCTGATCCCAATAGCCATGCGTGCTTTCGCCCCAGGCTGTTTGGATCCAGCCCGGCGATACGGTGTTCACACGAACGTGTGGTGCCAGCGTTTGTGCCAGTGATGCCGAGAAAGCCATGACCGCAGCTTTGACGGGTCCGAACATCAATCCCGCGTCGCCTTCCATTCCCAAGGGAGCCTGGTCCCAACCGATGAACACCATCACCGGCGGCAGGATCTGACTGGAATGTTGTGTCTGAGCTTGTTGAAGCAGTCGGTCGCCCACGGACCGAGACAATCGAATGGTGCCTTGTACATCGACGGCGAGTAGCTTCTGCAGTTTCTCCTCGAACGACCAATTGGCTGCATCCCCCGTCAACACATCCACGCCCGCGTTGTTGACCCAGGTTTGAATCGTTCCGAGTCGGTCAAACGCCACGTCGGCCAAATGGTCGACTTCTGCGGGTTTTGCCAAGTCAGCTGAGACGGTTTCCACGTGGTGCCCCAATTCGCGAATCGATTCTGCGGTCGACTCCGCACCGGCACGGTTGTTGCGGAAATGGACGAGAAAACGTCCGCGCAGACCAGCGGCGTGTTCTGATTTCGCCAGCTGGATCGCGATCGCCCGGCCGATGCCGCTGGAGGCACCGGTCACGACGATGCCATGAGAAGATCGTTGGTTCGGCGAGTCGTTTCGTGGGCGGGACATGACGGCTCAGGTTGCGGCGACGTGGATGGTGGAGCGGCTTGCCAACGCAGCTTACCAAGGCGAATCGGACGCGAAAGTCGTGGCGGATGGAAGGGTGCTTGGAACGCAGTTTGGTCGCGTCGTTGGTGGCTGATGTTTCGGGCGGTTCCACATTCGGTCAGTCCTGTATGATGTTCCGCATTCGGTTTGGATTCCTTCTCGCTCGATCTGTCTTTTCATGCTTCTGCTGATCTATCTCGTCGCCGCCATCGGCTTTTCGTTTTATTGCAGTGTGGCGGAAGCGGTGTTGCTTTCCATCACGCCATCGTTCATCGCCACGTTGGAAAAGACCAAACCCGTTGCTGCCCAGCGGTTGGCCCGGTTGAAGGCAAACATCGACCGGCCATTAGCGGCAATTTTGAGTTTGAACACCGTCGCTCACACGATCGGTGCGGCGGGCGTGGGTGCCGAGGCGGCTCGGTTGTATGGCAATCAAGCCGTCGGGATCGCCAGTGCGGTGATGACGTTGCTGGTTCTGGTTTTCAGCGAGATCATTCCCAAAACCATCGGCGCGTTGTACTGGCGTGCGTTGGGACCGGCGATCGCTTCGTCGGTTCGCTATCTGATTTTTTTGATGTACCCGCTGGTTTGGATGAGCGAGTTGCTGACCAAGTTGCTTTCGGGAGGCAAGAGCCATCACACACTGACACGCGATGAATTGTCTGCGATGGCTGAGATTGGGGCGCAGCAGGGTGTGCTGGACGATCACGAGTCTCGCGTGTTCCAGTCTTTGATGCGTCTACCAGACCTGACGGCCCAAGACATCATGACGCCTCGAGTGGTCATCATTGCTTATCCCGAGACGATGACCATTGGCGAGCTGCTGCATAAAACGATGCCCGATCCATCGGATGAAACCAATACCGAACAAAGTCCAGGCAGAGTCGAGGACGTCGTTGATCTGCCTGTTTCTCGGATTCCGATCTACGACCAACAGCTCGATCGGATCACCGGGTTTGTGCTGAAGGTGGATTTGCTGCTCGCTCACACACGCGGGCAATCAGATCGTGCTCTAAAAGAGTTTTCTCGGCCGATCGCAATCGTTCGGCACAATCGTCCGCTGCCCAAATTGTTGGAAATTTTGCTCGAGGGACGTCACCATCTTGCGATGGTCAGTGACGACTATGGCAGCATCGTGGGGCTGGTCACGCTGGAGGATTTAGTCGAGACGCTGTTGGGGCTTGAGATCGTTGACGAATCCGACACGCAAGTGGATCTTCAGCAGTACGCTCGCAAGCGTTGGGAAGAACGTGCCGCCAAGATCGGCATTCAACCCTTGGACGGACCGCCCTCCAGTTCATCCGAAACGAATCACGAGGAAGGCAAGTCCAACGAGACGGATTCCGCCCACTGATCGGCTTGTTCTACCAGCCACGGGCGTAGTTCGGCCGCTAAAAAGAACGATCCGCAGATCACCAGCACCTCGTCGGAACTCAGACCATCAATCGCGGTCGCGCAGGCTTGCAATGGACGTTCGATCACGCGAATGGCATCGGCGGATAGACCCGACTCCAACGCGAATGTTTGCAGTTGGTCCACCGGGACATAGCGTGGATTGCCTTCGTATCGAGTCAGGATCCAACGGTCGAAGTGAGGCTGCATCCGCTCCAGCATCGCCGGCACGTTTTTGTCGGCACTGGTGCCAAACAGACAATGCAGTTTTCGACCCTGCATTCTGTCGTGCAGGACGTTTAGCATCGCGTCGATGGAATCCGCATTGTGAGCCGTGTCCAACAGCAAAACTCGATTGCCTGGTAGATCAAAGCGTTCCAAACGAGCTTGCATCTGCAATGACGCGAGGCATTCGTGAATGCGGTCTTCCGGTCTCAACTTTTCACGGATGCTAGGAATGGAATCAACCAACGCTAGCGCTATCGCCGCGTTGTGGACTTGGTGTTTGCCTTCCAGCTTGAGCTGAATGTCGGTTTGTTCCGGCATCCATTCACCGAGCCCGCGAATGCGGAATTGGCTGCCCCATGTTGGTTGGGCGATGCAGGTCGATGTGCCTGCATCGGTGACCTCGTTTGATTTGGCAAGGATCTGAATGTCGTCGCCGAGGTGCCGAATGGGGACGTCCACGTTTTTTGCGATCTGCACGATGACATCGCGGACGGTGCCATGGGGGACACCGTTGATCGCCGGCGTATGCGGTTTCAAAATGCCAGCCTTTTCTGCCGCGATCAGTTCGGGTGTGTTGCCCAGCACATGTTGGTGGTCCAAACCGATAGTGGTGATCGCCGTCGCGTGGCTTTGAAAAACGTTGGTGCTGTCCAACCTTCCTCCCAGTCCGGTTTCCAAAACCCACACGTCGCAATGATGGCGATGGAAGTGTTCGATTGCCATCGCCGTGGTGAGTTCGAAAAACGAAGGTCCACCGATGGGAGCGTCGGTCATTGCCTGGACGATTGGCCGCATGGAATCGATCAATGCGACCATCTCCGCAGGAGTCGCCATTTGGCCATCGACTCGGAATCGTTCCTCCAGGTGAACCAGGTGCGGCGACGTGTACAGGCCGACTCGATAACCGGCAGCACGGAGCAGAGCCGCGACCATGGTGGCCGCGCTGCCTTTTCCTTTGGTGCCCGCCAAGTGAATGATTCGAACGGAATCATTGATCGGATTGATTGGTGGCGTGGAGGCTGAGCCGGCGCTGTTTGATTCGGGGCTAGTCGGGGGGGCGGTGAGGGACTGATCGGTCGCAGGCGGATCACCGGCTGAATCAGACAACTGGACCAAATGCTGGCCATGCCCCAGTCGCTCCATGAGGTCTCGCATTCGATCCAAAGTGAATCGGTATCGCGAACCGGAGCTGGCGAGTTTTTCGTAGTCAATTCGGTTGACCAACCAGCTGATCGCTGATTGATAGGCGTCATGGTCTCGCGAGATCACGTTGGATCTGCTTTCGATCGTTGAATCATCGAGTTGGGGGTGCAAATGTCAGCGACGCCGGAAAGCGATCGACCCGCACGGCATCGAGCGAGCGGGAATCGCACTGCCGCAGTGATAAAAATAGAAACCATGGCTGACAACCCCGAACCGTCCGTGTCGATGCCTCGTAGCGTAGGGGACTTCTCGGTAGGCTCCCTGAATATCGAGCCTGTTTTCATCCAATTTATTCGCTTTTCTCTCTGAGTCGGGATCCTTCATCCGTGAGTAATGAACCCAACGCGGCCGTGGCTGACGCGCCGCAAACCGCGACACCGGATTCTGCCGACGCCTCCAGCTCGGTCGTCATCGAGACCCGCAACCTGAGCAAGATTTACCGTGACTTTTGGGGCCGGAAAAAGGTTCACGCTCTGAAGTCCTTGGACATCGAAGTTCGTCCGGGGGAAATCTTCGGTTTGTTGGGGCCTAACGGAAGCGGCAAATCCACCACCATCAAGTTGATCCTCGGTTTGCTGTTCCCAACCAGCGGCCGCGTTCTGGTTTTTGATCAGGACGCCAGCGAGACTCGCAAGAACGAGCGAATCGGCTACCTGCCCGAAGAATCGTACCTGTACAAGTTTTTGACGGCCGACGAGACGCTGGATTTCTATGGTCGATTGTTTGACTTGTCCGCCTCGGAACGTCGCGACCGTGTTTCTCAACTGATCGAAATGGTCGGTCTGCAAGGTGCCAAGCACCGCCAATTGAAGGAATACAGTAAGGGGATGACCCGCCGTGTGGGTCTGGCTCAGGCGTTGATCAATGACCCCGATTTGATCTTGTTGGACGAGCCAACCACCGGTTTGGACCCCATCGGTACTCGCGAAATGAAGGATTTGATCCTCGGGCTTCGCGACCAAGGGAAAACGGTTTTGTTGTGCAGCCACCAACTCGCCGACGTTCAAGACGTTTGCGACCGAGTTGCGATTCTGCACCAAGGCGAACTGAAAGAACTTGGACGCGTCAGCGATTTGCTGAAGGTTCAAGACGTGACCGAAGTTCACGCGTCGGGATTGTCCGATGCGGCGAAGTCTGAAATCGCGGAAGTCATCGCTCGTCACGGCGGAACCGTTCAGTCGATCGACAACCCCACCGCCACGATGGAAGATTTGTTCCTCAACATTGTTCGTGAAAGCGAAGCTCGTCCCGGTGCTCGTCGCGTGTCTCAATCCCCCGAAGCGGCTTCCGCCAATGATGGCAGCAGCGACAGCGACGGAGGACAGGCATGAACCTGCAACCGGAGGATTTCTGGTCGTACTCACAATGGTTTTTGAGAGACGGGGCGTTCCTGGAAAGCGCCGCTTTAAAAGGCATTGTGCTGTTCGTCCTGGCGGTGGTCCTTGGGCTGATCGCCGGTTACGTGATCTCGTCATCTCGCTACGGATCCGGCGAAGGTTTCTTCGCGGTGGCCCGTGCCGTTCGTGATTTCTTCAAGTTCGATCTGCCGGGTACGAGCATTCGTCGCATTCTTGCGCTGGCTCGCCTGTCGTTCAAAGAAGCCTTGCGTCGCAAGGTGCTCTACATCGTTGGTTTGTTTGTCGTCTTGCTGTTGCTGGCCGGTTGGTATCTGAACCCGCAAAGTGATGACCCGGCTCGTTTGTATGTCAGCTTTGTTTTGACGGCGACCAACTATTTGGTGTTGGCACTCGCTTTGTTCATCAGCGCGTTTTCGTTGCCCGAGGACATCAAGAACAAAACGATCTACACGATCGTCACCAAGCCCGTCCGAGCGACGGAGATCATCGCCGGTCGCATGCTTGGTTTCGTCGGTGTTGGAACGATGATCTTGGTGCCAATGGGACTTCTCAGTTACCTCTTTGTGGTTCGCGGATTGGATCACACGCACTTGGAAGTGGTGGAAGTCCGCGAACTTCCTGGCGGTGGGTACGAAGGTGAAACGGACTACGTCCAATTTCACTCGCACACGTTTCAGTTGAACGAAGACGGCGAAGGCGTGACGAACATCGTCCGTGGCCACCGTCACGTGGTTCGACGCAACGACGATGGGACGTTCTCCATCGGTCCGCCACAGGGGGCGCTGCGAGCTCGCATTCCATCCTACGGTTCGATCCGGTTCCGCGATCGTTCTGGGAACTTGCAAGAAGAGGGCATCGACGTCGGGAACGAACGTCTGGCTGGTGGTTACAGCTCCGCCGGAATTTCGCGTTTGATCGGCGTGTCCAAAGGCTCACGCAAAATTGAACACGGCTACGTCGAAGGCGGGTCATTGGGAACCGCGGAGTTCACGTTCGACAACGTGACCAAGGAACGCTATCCCGATGGCATCCCCGTCGACCTCTCGCTTCGAGCTTACCGTTCTTACAAAGGTGACATCGAAACCGGTATTCGCGGTTCGGTCACTTTGAAGCATCCCGACAAAGCAATTGAGACGAATCCGGTTGCATTCATCGTCGACGAGTACGAAGTGGACGAAAAGGTGTTGAGCCTGGATATGGAGGGCACCGACGGCAACGAGACTCGGATGCTGAACGTTTTTGACGACTTGGTCAACGAAGACGGTCAGCTAATGGTCATCATTCGTTGCTTGGACCGTGCTCAGTACCTGGGTGTCACCAAGAGTGGCGTGTATCTGCACCCGGCGGACAATACATTCGGTTGGAACCTGACCAAGGCCTACGGTTCGATCTGGTTGCAGATGACCATGGTGATTGCCTTTGGTGTGATGTTCAGTACGTTCTTGACGGGGCCGGTCGCCATGATCGCGACGTTCGTTTGCGTGCTGCTCGGATTTTCCGCCGAACAAGTCTTTGATACCCGGCACTACATCGACAGTGGCATCGAGCGTGGAGGTGGACCAATTGAGTCGATGGTTCGTTTGCTACGGCAAGACGCGATGACCACTCAGTTGGACGTCGATACGGTCGCGGCAAAGGTGATCAAGACGGTGGATGCGGCAATCGTTTACGGTTTGGACGCGATTGCAACCGCTCTGCCCAACTTGCCGAAGATGGTGGAAACCGCCGAGTACGCCGCGTCCGGCTTTGATATTTTTGGTGCTTTGCTCGCGAGGCACGCTACGGCTACGTTTGGATATGTCCTGCTTGCCTTTGTCGTCAGTTATTTCATCCTGAAGTCACGAGAGATCGCAGCATGAATCGCACTACTGTTCTGCGACGTAAATTGATTTACCTGATGATCCTCGTGGTCATGCTGATTCCGTTGTACCTGTTGGGCCAGCCCAGCGGCGGTGGTGGTGAAGGCGGCGGCCAATTGGCTCAGTTGCGTGGCAAGTATGACATTGCCGAGAGTGATCTCGGTGAAATCAGTCCTGCCAGCGAAACCATGAAGTTGGCATCGCTCGGTTTGCGTGGCGTCGCTGCATCGTTGCTTTGGAAAAAGTCGCACGATTACCGCGTGATGCACGAATGGGATCGTTTGAAGGCAACGCTCAACAACATTGCCCTGCTACAGCCTCACTTTGACAAGGTCTGGGAGT containing:
- a CDS encoding glycosyltransferase family 4 protein, with amino-acid sequence MTVEGSASNATVVYLLNFLAPDVIAITQAWNQKVGKLIVLISVSMEGNRSWVPDDGGLNVREQRTWTRTRIDRHPGGYEDVNYVHFPLDTMSQLRRAQPEVVVSAELGMRSMLSAVHCGLSGWFGLRPRRCKLVLAVSTSPWIESSRSGWLRRTQRRWLLRCADRVTYHGPECQQWLLDFGVPADRLAPFQYAADPTKIYRDELQAHASDQVRVVTVGQLIDRKGVREGLRQMIEVASSNPTLRLQWTLVGGGPLLDEIQSAATPANLTVRCLGNCTTEQIRDAYRDHEVMFFPTRGDEWGLVVDEALHSGLVVIGNPRAQAVSTLVKDGVNGWVCPIDDTASLGSALTTFSAMSGDERMMMREQARSSVSDRTPEHAADQITAVIDQLIEHQSGDSSRH
- a CDS encoding SDR family NAD(P)-dependent oxidoreductase translates to MSRPRNDSPNQRSSHGIVVTGASSGIGRAIAIQLAKSEHAAGLRGRFLVHFRNNRAGAESTAESIRELGHHVETVSADLAKPAEVDHLADVAFDRLGTIQTWVNNAGVDVLTGDAANWSFEEKLQKLLAVDVQGTIRLSRSVGDRLLQQAQTQHSSQILPPVMVFIGWDQAPLGMEGDAGLMFGPVKAAVMAFSASLAQTLAPHVRVNTVSPGWIQTAWGESTHGYWDQRATGQSLMNRWGRPEDIAEAVAYLTQPSNSFVTGQNLNVNGGWNRRFDVRSTDQ
- a CDS encoding CNNM domain-containing protein; protein product: MLLLIYLVAAIGFSFYCSVAEAVLLSITPSFIATLEKTKPVAAQRLARLKANIDRPLAAILSLNTVAHTIGAAGVGAEAARLYGNQAVGIASAVMTLLVLVFSEIIPKTIGALYWRALGPAIASSVRYLIFLMYPLVWMSELLTKLLSGGKSHHTLTRDELSAMAEIGAQQGVLDDHESRVFQSLMRLPDLTAQDIMTPRVVIIAYPETMTIGELLHKTMPDPSDETNTEQSPGRVEDVVDLPVSRIPIYDQQLDRITGFVLKVDLLLAHTRGQSDRALKEFSRPIAIVRHNRPLPKLLEILLEGRHHLAMVSDDYGSIVGLVTLEDLVETLLGLEIVDESDTQVDLQQYARKRWEERAAKIGIQPLDGPPSSSSETNHEEGKSNETDSAH
- a CDS encoding bifunctional folylpolyglutamate synthase/dihydrofolate synthase codes for the protein MISRDHDAYQSAISWLVNRIDYEKLASSGSRYRFTLDRMRDLMERLGHGQHLVQLSDSAGDPPATDQSLTAPPTSPESNSAGSASTPPINPINDSVRIIHLAGTKGKGSAATMVAALLRAAGYRVGLYTSPHLVHLEERFRVDGQMATPAEMVALIDSMRPIVQAMTDAPIGGPSFFELTTAMAIEHFHRHHCDVWVLETGLGGRLDSTNVFQSHATAITTIGLDHQHVLGNTPELIAAEKAGILKPHTPAINGVPHGTVRDVIVQIAKNVDVPIRHLGDDIQILAKSNEVTDAGTSTCIAQPTWGSQFRIRGLGEWMPEQTDIQLKLEGKHQVHNAAIALALVDSIPSIREKLRPEDRIHECLASLQMQARLERFDLPGNRVLLLDTAHNADSIDAMLNVLHDRMQGRKLHCLFGTSADKNVPAMLERMQPHFDRWILTRYEGNPRYVPVDQLQTFALESGLSADAIRVIERPLQACATAIDGLSSDEVLVICGSFFLAAELRPWLVEQADQWAESVSLDLPSS
- a CDS encoding ABC transporter ATP-binding protein; translated protein: MSNEPNAAVADAPQTATPDSADASSSVVIETRNLSKIYRDFWGRKKVHALKSLDIEVRPGEIFGLLGPNGSGKSTTIKLILGLLFPTSGRVLVFDQDASETRKNERIGYLPEESYLYKFLTADETLDFYGRLFDLSASERRDRVSQLIEMVGLQGAKHRQLKEYSKGMTRRVGLAQALINDPDLILLDEPTTGLDPIGTREMKDLILGLRDQGKTVLLCSHQLADVQDVCDRVAILHQGELKELGRVSDLLKVQDVTEVHASGLSDAAKSEIAEVIARHGGTVQSIDNPTATMEDLFLNIVRESEARPGARRVSQSPEAASANDGSSDSDGGQA
- a CDS encoding ABC transporter permease, producing MNLQPEDFWSYSQWFLRDGAFLESAALKGIVLFVLAVVLGLIAGYVISSSRYGSGEGFFAVARAVRDFFKFDLPGTSIRRILALARLSFKEALRRKVLYIVGLFVVLLLLAGWYLNPQSDDPARLYVSFVLTATNYLVLALALFISAFSLPEDIKNKTIYTIVTKPVRATEIIAGRMLGFVGVGTMILVPMGLLSYLFVVRGLDHTHLEVVEVRELPGGGYEGETDYVQFHSHTFQLNEDGEGVTNIVRGHRHVVRRNDDGTFSIGPPQGALRARIPSYGSIRFRDRSGNLQEEGIDVGNERLAGGYSSAGISRLIGVSKGSRKIEHGYVEGGSLGTAEFTFDNVTKERYPDGIPVDLSLRAYRSYKGDIETGIRGSVTLKHPDKAIETNPVAFIVDEYEVDEKVLSLDMEGTDGNETRMLNVFDDLVNEDGQLMVIIRCLDRAQYLGVTKSGVYLHPADNTFGWNLTKAYGSIWLQMTMVIAFGVMFSTFLTGPVAMIATFVCVLLGFSAEQVFDTRHYIDSGIERGGGPIESMVRLLRQDAMTTQLDVDTVAAKVIKTVDAAIVYGLDAIATALPNLPKMVETAEYAASGFDIFGALLARHATATFGYVLLAFVVSYFILKSREIAA